In one window of Campylobacter coli DNA:
- the ribE gene encoding riboflavin synthase, translated as MFNGLIREIAKVKSYQNNVLNLKANYRPNLGDSVAVNGACLSVTKLHSDGFELELSHESRKHIAVQNLKDKVHIEPALRYGDRIDGHLMQGHIDFIGKLEKIEKDENGIDFYISLPKEAMKFMARKGSIGIDGVSLTINEIVENGVRLTIIPITFKETLFKEYKIGREINIESDLLARYIYAQMQDKNKGLSWEEVERITYLY; from the coding sequence ATGTTTAACGGACTTATAAGAGAGATTGCTAAGGTTAAATCTTATCAAAATAATGTTTTAAATTTAAAGGCAAATTATCGCCCTAATTTGGGCGATAGTGTAGCTGTTAATGGAGCTTGTTTGAGCGTGACTAAACTTCATAGTGATGGTTTTGAACTCGAACTCTCACACGAGAGTCGTAAGCACATAGCAGTACAAAATTTAAAAGATAAAGTGCATATAGAACCTGCTTTAAGGTATGGAGATAGAATAGATGGACATTTGATGCAAGGACATATTGATTTTATCGGAAAGCTTGAAAAGATTGAAAAAGATGAAAATGGAATTGATTTTTATATAAGCTTACCTAAAGAAGCAATGAAATTTATGGCAAGAAAAGGCAGTATAGGTATAGATGGAGTTAGCCTTACTATTAATGAAATTGTAGAAAATGGCGTTAGACTAACCATTATACCTATTACTTTTAAGGAAACACTTTTTAAAGAGTATAAAATAGGCCGAGAAATCAATATAGAAAGCGATTTGCTTGCTCGTTATATTTATGCACAAATGCAAGATAAAAATAAAGGATTATCATGGGAAGAAGTGGAGAGAATTACTTATCTTTACTAG
- a CDS encoding laccase domain-containing protein codes for MGRSGENYLSLLDNQKVSVFCAYDKDYNIFRAKVHKENLFSHLGFKDIDKCVFMDQIHSSKVEIYDENLKNLSCDGLISIEKNTALCVLSADCLPLILWHESGVIAALHSGRKGSFENILKECVDKIYTKNPNLDMQKFHLFILPSICAKNYEIDGEILEFAKVEFKDFLYERRLDLKALVKFQAQNLGIKNIVDSNICSFDDKTFYSYRRDKTSKRFVSVVYLKG; via the coding sequence ATGGGAAGAAGTGGAGAGAATTACTTATCTTTACTAGATAATCAAAAAGTCAGTGTTTTTTGCGCTTATGATAAAGACTATAATATCTTTAGAGCTAAAGTTCATAAAGAAAATTTATTTTCTCATCTAGGTTTTAAGGATATTGATAAATGTGTTTTTATGGATCAAATTCATTCCAGTAAAGTTGAAATTTATGATGAGAATTTAAAAAATCTAAGTTGTGATGGTTTGATAAGCATAGAGAAAAATACCGCACTTTGTGTTTTAAGCGCAGATTGTTTGCCTTTGATTTTATGGCATGAAAGTGGCGTTATAGCAGCACTTCATTCAGGAAGAAAAGGGAGTTTTGAAAATATTTTAAAAGAGTGTGTGGATAAAATTTATACAAAAAATCCAAATTTAGATATGCAAAAATTTCATCTTTTTATCCTGCCTAGTATTTGTGCTAAAAACTATGAAATAGACGGAGAAATTTTAGAATTTGCAAAAGTAGAATTTAAAGATTTTTTATATGAAAGAAGACTTGATTTAAAAGCTTTAGTAAAATTTCAGGCTCAAAATTTAGGTATTAAAAATATCGTAGATAGTAATATTTGTAGTTTTGATGATAAGACGTTTTATTCTTATCGTCGTGATAAGACTTCAAAACGCTTTGTGAGCGTTGTTTATTTAAAGGGTTAA